One genomic region from Paramicrobacterium agarici encodes:
- the rnpA gene encoding ribonuclease P protein component: protein MLDKAHRITSAADYKHVVRRGRRSAGRSTVTYATKNPNGGDPRFGFIVAKTVGNAVTRNRVRRRLKALAYSALRGELVPETPLIGRDLVFRALPSASTASFDDLRADVSRAIASVAAR, encoded by the coding sequence GTGCTCGACAAGGCTCATCGCATCACGAGCGCTGCTGACTATAAGCACGTCGTGCGCCGAGGTCGACGCAGCGCTGGTAGGAGTACCGTGACATACGCAACGAAGAACCCGAATGGTGGCGACCCACGATTCGGGTTCATTGTTGCGAAAACGGTCGGGAATGCCGTCACTCGCAATCGCGTGCGTCGTCGGTTGAAGGCGCTCGCGTACTCGGCACTTCGCGGTGAATTGGTCCCTGAAACCCCGCTTATCGGTCGTGACCTGGTGTTTCGCGCACTACCTTCGGCATCGACAGCATCTTTCGATGATTTGCGAGCCGATGTTTCTCGCGCAATCGCGTCTGTGGCGGCGCGATGA
- the dnaA gene encoding chromosomal replication initiator protein DnaA, protein MSDEQQDVAATWQIVLDALADDERITPPLQGFLSLVVPKGIMGGTFYLEVPNEFTAGQLNARMRAPILQAFANTIEQSHGASTFAVVVNPEIIEQEYDYNTESLPEPPRPQQQEQQPSYSMPPSVLPARQNDTRLNPKYSFDNFVIGQSNRFAHAAAVAVSEAPAKAYNPLFIYGDSGLGKTHLLHAIGHYAMNLYPGIRVRYVSSEEFTNDFINSIANNRGQEFQARYRDIDILLIDDIQFLQNKAETQEAFFHTFNTLHDHNKQVVITSDLPPKHLTGFEDRMRSRFEWGLITDVQVPDLETRIAILRKKAQSERLQIPDEVLEFIASKVSSNIRELEGTLIRVTAFASLNHTPVDMALVQTVLKDIITLDEDNVISPVDIINTTAAYFKLTVDDLYGSSRSQAVATSRQIAMYLCRELTNLSLPKIGQLFGGRDHTTVMYANKKIGDLMQERRSIYNQVTELTSRIKQGNR, encoded by the coding sequence ATGTCTGACGAGCAGCAGGATGTTGCAGCCACATGGCAGATCGTGCTCGATGCACTCGCCGACGATGAGCGGATCACGCCGCCGCTGCAGGGTTTTCTGAGTCTCGTCGTTCCCAAGGGAATCATGGGCGGAACCTTCTATCTTGAGGTTCCCAACGAGTTCACGGCGGGACAGCTCAATGCGCGAATGAGGGCGCCGATTCTGCAGGCGTTCGCGAACACGATCGAACAGTCTCACGGAGCATCCACCTTCGCCGTCGTCGTGAACCCCGAGATCATCGAGCAGGAATACGACTACAACACCGAATCGCTGCCAGAGCCCCCCAGACCGCAACAACAAGAGCAGCAGCCGTCGTACTCAATGCCGCCCTCGGTTCTGCCCGCAAGGCAAAACGATACGCGGCTGAACCCCAAGTATTCATTCGACAATTTCGTCATCGGGCAATCCAACCGCTTCGCCCATGCCGCGGCGGTCGCCGTTTCAGAAGCACCCGCAAAGGCGTACAACCCGCTCTTCATCTACGGCGACTCGGGCCTGGGAAAAACGCACCTTCTGCACGCCATCGGCCACTACGCCATGAACCTGTACCCCGGAATTCGCGTGCGTTACGTCTCGAGCGAAGAGTTCACAAACGACTTCATCAACTCGATCGCAAACAACCGAGGGCAAGAGTTCCAAGCCCGATACCGCGACATCGACATTCTCCTCATCGACGACATTCAGTTTCTTCAGAACAAGGCCGAGACTCAGGAAGCGTTCTTCCATACCTTCAACACGTTGCACGACCACAACAAGCAGGTTGTGATCACAAGCGACCTTCCCCCCAAGCACCTGACGGGTTTCGAAGACCGCATGCGGTCGCGCTTCGAGTGGGGACTCATCACCGATGTGCAGGTTCCCGATCTCGAGACGCGCATCGCCATTCTGCGCAAGAAGGCGCAAAGCGAGCGCCTGCAGATTCCCGACGAGGTGCTCGAGTTCATCGCCTCGAAGGTGTCGAGCAACATTCGCGAGCTTGAAGGAACCCTGATTCGCGTCACGGCGTTCGCCAGTCTCAATCACACCCCGGTTGACATGGCACTCGTGCAGACGGTACTCAAAGACATCATCACGCTCGACGAAGACAACGTCATCTCGCCGGTCGACATCATCAACACCACGGCCGCCTACTTCAAGCTCACGGTCGATGACCTCTACGGCTCGAGCCGTTCCCAGGCCGTCGCGACGTCCCGCCAGATCGCGATGTATCTGTGCCGCGAGCTCACGAATCTCTCGCTGCCAAAAATCGGCCAGCTGTTCGGCGGGCGCGACCACACCACGGTCATGTACGCGAACAAGAAGATTGGAGACCTCATGCAGGAGCGTCGTTCGATCTATAACCAGGTGACCGAGCTCACCAGCAGAATCAAGCAGGGAAACCGCTGA
- the rpmH gene encoding 50S ribosomal protein L34 has translation MSKRTFQPNNRRRAKVHGFRARMRTRAGRAIVSARRRKGRTELSA, from the coding sequence ATGAGCAAGAGAACGTTCCAGCCGAACAACCGTCGTCGTGCAAAGGTTCACGGCTTCCGCGCCCGCATGCGTACGCGCGCCGGCCGCGCGATTGTGTCGGCCCGTCGCCGCAAGGGCCGCACAGAGCTCTCCGCGTAA